The Betta splendens chromosome 7, fBetSpl5.4, whole genome shotgun sequence genome includes a window with the following:
- the nr4a1 gene encoding nuclear receptor subfamily 4 group A member 1, translating into MTCIHPQHGSQAYENSLGASELQGAGLMSRLAVDVGVPRDQLSAASQPSAASAPFGEFDTYSCQFAATSALVPPPSAHEPALRLDDLQVYSCYPGQFMQAYPDEAMSPCGSDYFGSPASTSSPSTPGFQGQHGSTWDSAFGPYSPSPGYWATEETPVPNAPSFFTFGSASMEDMSHLGPLHSQESESFSVTHRHPPAINYSGLVMEQACLLDGTDQLEGSFSSKLKSPGANDGCCAVCGDNASCQHYGVRTCEGCKGFFKRTVQKNSKYVCLANKDCPVDKRRRNRCQFCRFQKCLAVGMVREVVRTDGLKGRRGRLPSKPKVVPDVRPAGPPASMIASLVRAHIGSNPSVGELDYSKYDDKQIGANQKEEPGDIVQFYELLTTSMEVIRTWAKSIPGFTEFCSEDQELLLESAFVELFILRLAYRSSPETDTLVFCNGAVLHKMQCVRSFGDWISSILEFSQSLHRMRLDVSSFACLAALVIIADRHGLKEPKRVEDMQNQLIACLKDHISGCSLDAARPGYLSRVLGMLPDLRTLCTQGLQRIFYLKLENLAPPPPIVEKIFMDTLPF; encoded by the exons ATGACTTGCATCCACCCCCAGCACGGGTCGCAGGCGTACGAGAACAGCCTCGGCGCCTCAGAGCTGCAGGGCGCGGGCTTGATGTCCAGGCTGGCTGTGGACGTGGGCGTCCCGCGGGACCAGCTCTCCGCTGCGTCCCAGCCGAGCGCCGCGAGCGCTCCCTTTGGTGAGTTTGACACGTACTCGTGCCAGTTCGCCGCGACCTCGGCCCTGGTCCCGCCGCCGTCGGCCCACGAGCCTGCCTTGAGGCTGGACGACCTACAGGTTTACAGTTGCTACCCCGGACAGTTCATGCAGGCCTACCCGGACGAGGCCATGTCTCCCTGTGGGTCCGATTACTTCGGCAGTCCTGCGTCGACTTCCTCTCCTTCGACCCCTGGGTTCCAAGGTCAGCACGGGTCCACCTGGGACTCAGCCTTTGGTCCCTACTCTCCCAGTCCAGGATACTGGGCCACTGAGGAGACCCCGGTGCCAAACGCACCCTCTTTCTTCACATTTGGCTCAGCGTCTATGGAGGACATGTCTCACTTAGGGCCACTGCACTCGCAAGAGTCCGAATCCTTCTCCGTGACCCATCGTCACCCGCCTGCGATTAACTACAGCGGCTTGGTGATGGAGCAGGCGTGCCTTCTGGACGGCACCGACCAGCTGGAGGGCAGCTTTTCGTCCAAGCTAAAAAGTCCGGGTGCGAATGacggctgctgtgctgtgtgcggAGACAACGCCTCGTGTCAACACTACGGGGTCCGAACCTGTGAAGGATGCAAGGGGTTTTTCAAG CGTACGGTACAAAAAAACTCAAAGTACGTGTGCCTCGCTAACAAGGACTGTCCAGTCGACAAGAGGCGGCGGAATCGATGCCAGTTCTGCCGGTTCCAGAAATGCTTGGCCGTCGGCATGGTCAGAGAGG TGGTGAGGACCGACGGCCTGAAAGGACGACGAGGCCGCCTGCCGTCCAAGCCCAAGGTCGTCCCCGATGTGAGGCCCGCGGGTCCTCCCGCCAGCATGATCGCCTCACTTGTGAGAGCTCACATTGGCTCCAACCCTAGCGTTGGGGAACTGGATTATTCCAAA tATGATGACAAGCAGATCGGTGCAAACCAGAAGGAAGAACCCGGGGACATCGTACAGTTTTATGAGCTCCTCACAACCTCCATGGAGGTCATCAGGACGTGGGCGAAGAGCATCCCAGGCTTCACGGAGTTCTGCTCCGAAGACCAGGAACTGCTGCTGGAATCTGCATTTGTTGAGCTCTTCATTCTGCGTCTCGCATATCG GTCCAGTCCGGAAACAGACACGCTCGTTTTCTGCAACGGAGCCGTGCTTCACAAGATGCAGTGCGTCCGAAGCTTCGGGGACTGGATCAGTTCCATCCTGGAGTTTTCCCAAAGCCTCCACCGCATGAGGCTGGACGTTTCCTCCTTCGCCTGCCTCGCTGCCCTGGTCATCATCGCTG ACCGACACGGTCTCAAAGAACCCAAGCGCGTGGAGGACATGCAGAACCAGCTCATCGCCTGCCTTAAAGACCACATCTccggctgcagcctggacgCGGCGCGGCCCGGTTACCTGTCCAGGGTGCTCGGGATGCTGCCGGACCTCAGAACGCTGTGCACGCAGGGCCTGCAGCGCATCTTTTACctgaagctggagaacctggcTCCCCCGCCGCCCATTGTGGAGAAAATCTTCATGGACACGCTTCCTTTCTGA
- the zgc:56699 gene encoding gametocyte-specific factor 1 isoform X2, producing MMATTIRFGSACGPCGTSTSERATVAEEHDKGNCDPEKLLQCPYDKNHQIRSCRFPYHIIKCRKNHPQLAKELKTCPFNARHLVHKHELARHIEACEDRISLDPQDDESSNRRSKWPVTCSTWVNPHTTENWDNEVDEYAAPFVWGTSTTLTQELDTRPVNDLGIRAPNTLPWCALDQNRN from the exons ATGATGGCGACCACCATTAGATTTGGAAGCGCCTGCGGCCCGTGCGGGACGTCTACGTCTGAAAGGGCGACCGTGGCAGAGGAACATG ataagGGAAACTGTGACCCGGAGAAACTCCTGCAGTGCCCCTATGACAAGAACCACCAGATCCGGTCCTGCCGCTTCCCCTACCACATTATAAAGTGCAGGAAG AATCATCCACAGCTTGCCAAGGAACTGAAAACCTGCCCTTTCAATGCTCGCCACCTGGTCCACAAGCATGAGCTGGCGCGCCACATTGAGGCCTGTGAGGACAGGATCTCTTTGGACCCTCAGGATG ATGAATCCTCAAATAGACGTTCTAAGTGGCCTGTGACCTGCAGTACTTGGGTTAACCCACACACGACTGAGAACTGGGACAACG AAGTTGATGAGTATGCTGCTCCATTTGTGTGGGGTACCAGCACCACTTTGACTCAAGA ACTGGACACGAGGCCGGTCAACGATCTTGGTATTCGAGCACCCAATACCCTCCCATGGTGTGCTTTGGACCAGAACCGTAATTAG
- the zgc:56699 gene encoding gametocyte-specific factor 1 isoform X1 has protein sequence MVSNVLGDQLTFMMATTIRFGSACGPCGTSTSERATVAEEHDKGNCDPEKLLQCPYDKNHQIRSCRFPYHIIKCRKNHPQLAKELKTCPFNARHLVHKHELARHIEACEDRISLDPQDDESSNRRSKWPVTCSTWVNPHTTENWDNEVDEYAAPFVWGTSTTLTQELDTRPVNDLGIRAPNTLPWCALDQNRN, from the exons ATGGTCTCAAATGTGTTAG GTGACCAGTTGACCTTTATGATGGCGACCACCATTAGATTTGGAAGCGCCTGCGGCCCGTGCGGGACGTCTACGTCTGAAAGGGCGACCGTGGCAGAGGAACATG ataagGGAAACTGTGACCCGGAGAAACTCCTGCAGTGCCCCTATGACAAGAACCACCAGATCCGGTCCTGCCGCTTCCCCTACCACATTATAAAGTGCAGGAAG AATCATCCACAGCTTGCCAAGGAACTGAAAACCTGCCCTTTCAATGCTCGCCACCTGGTCCACAAGCATGAGCTGGCGCGCCACATTGAGGCCTGTGAGGACAGGATCTCTTTGGACCCTCAGGATG ATGAATCCTCAAATAGACGTTCTAAGTGGCCTGTGACCTGCAGTACTTGGGTTAACCCACACACGACTGAGAACTGGGACAACG AAGTTGATGAGTATGCTGCTCCATTTGTGTGGGGTACCAGCACCACTTTGACTCAAGA ACTGGACACGAGGCCGGTCAACGATCTTGGTATTCGAGCACCCAATACCCTCCCATGGTGTGCTTTGGACCAGAACCGTAATTAG